One Siniperca chuatsi isolate FFG_IHB_CAS linkage group LG3, ASM2008510v1, whole genome shotgun sequence genomic region harbors:
- the LOC122873906 gene encoding trichohyalin-like — MASCLVPDFPAVLVALEHLKELDKQLKEEGIPFSPDASLHLTEITTAITELEVDRRAAHEHLEVETIENSKLRHQINNIRERMSQEIMADVAAARASNAEEIEQLHKELNTVSQLQEATVKRQEALSSQNEALYPEREQVKAEHEEMIAVLNDEITLKYGLQLQLDQTREQIEELKSCIAAVEQDKITLQQNMALEREAFAVKKDSLSREVDQAEGNIKQQKQAIRRSRGELDRVNDKKQETHDHLGELMIHMAKLESNIQRLTASRCQCEKLLEVENQKQKELRQQRETLKEELCELGEAFSVAVQRLKEEIATVEGKIEAGRAARLLFQDSLAKIYEIFKHQRDEENDVRAEHFHVSQQLERSRLQLEERISSIVKHSKEIKEMDKQIGELLEADTINKRVFERHQEEMCGNVDTEKKNISNLEEEKRRLRRLLEEAKRNQEEHVAKMTSDISNTMARYQELQQKEAALQQRQPKSMDTDLLMSHVTQCEVEYRQKEIKHHQEIEQCTAETESIVRSNEEKQREMEEKEEMLKDVEAKWNEERSRLQRLQMLTSELRRKKNDLELSIQGLKEKTSSLLQPKVEMKAELEELRQSYMDVLDKRAAELRAVEMSIYDSSVKLEQVSVENSRLHLCIRQTTEAISRAREDKDRYWQEIHQFKRDIKALFESLQEAWREDLLVTQDCQSSDGVLLVSMSDLMNHLKTRRQQLGNVRTLLHQQMLDFSKQLGDKTAKEQQS, encoded by the coding sequence ATGGCGTCTTGCCTGGTGCCGGACTTCCCAGCCGTCTTGGTTGCTCTCGAGCATTTAAAGGAACTGGACAAGCAGCTGAAAGAGGAGGGAATACCATTCTCACCTGACGCCAGCCTCCATCTGACAGAGATAACGACTGCTATCACTGAACTGGAGGTGGACCGGCGTGCTGCTCATGAACATTTAGAAGTGGAAACCATAGAAAACAGCAAGCTAAGACACCAAATTAACAATATAAGAGAGAGAATGAGCCAGGAAATCATGGCTGACGTAGCAGCAGCCCGGGCATCTAATGCTGAGGAGATAGAGCAGCTGCACAAAGAACTCAACACAGTTTCTCAGCTACAAGAAGCCACTGTGAAGAGGCAGGAAGCCCTCTCCAGCCAAAATGAAGCACTGTACCCAGAGCGTGAGCAGGTGAAGGCTGAACATGAAGAGATGATTGCTGTtctgaatgatgaaataaccTTAAAGTATggcctgcagctgcagctggatCAGACACGGGAGCAGATAGAGGAGCTGAAATCCTGCATCGCTGCTGTCGAACAGGACAAAATAACACTGCAGCAAAACATGGCACTGGAGAGAGAGGCTTTCGCTGTGAAAAAAGACAGCCTGTCCAGAGAAGTGGACCAAGCCGAGGGGAATATTAAGCAGCAGAAGCAAGCgatcaggaggagcagaggagagctgGACAGAGTTAACGACAAGAAACAAGAAACCCATGACCATCTGGGCGAGCTCATGATTCACATGGCCAAGCTGGAGAGCAATATACAAAGACTGACAGCATCTCGGTGCCAGTGCGAGAAACTGCTGGAGGTGGAGAACCAGAAGCAAAAAGAATTGAGGCAACAGAGAGAAACGCTGAAGGAGGAGTTGTGTGAGTTAGGGGAAGCCTTCAGCGTTGCCGTCCAGCGTCTTAAAGAGGAAATAGCCACGGTGGAAGGTAAAATAGAGGCGGGTCGAGCAGCAAGATTGCTCTTTCAAGACTCCCTGGCTAAAATCTATGAGATATTCAAGCATCAGCGCGATGAAGAGAACGACGTGAGGGCAGAGCATTTCCACGTCTCGCAGCAGCTGGAGCGATCCAGGCTGCAGCTGGAGGAGCGCATTTCCTCCATAGTCAAACACAGCAAGGAGATCAAAGAGATGGACAAGCAGATCGGAGAACTCCTGGAAGCCGACACAATCAACAAGCGCGTGTTTGAGAGGCATCAGGAAGAGATGTGCGGTAACGTGGatacagagaagaagaacatcAGCAAtttggaggaggagaagaggcgGCTAAGGAGGCTCTTGGAGGAGGCGAAGAGGAATCAGGAGGAGCACGTGGCGAAAATGACCTCTGATATCAGCAACACCATGGCGAGATACCAGGAGCTTCAGCAGAAGGAGGCCGCACTCCAGCAGCGTCAGCCCAAGAGCATGGATACTGACTTGCTGATGAGCCATGTGACCCAGTGTGAGGTGGAGTACAGACAAAAAGAGATCAAACACCATCAGGAAATAGAGCAGTGCACTGCAGAGACTGAGAGCATCGTAAGGAGCAACGAGGAGAagcagagggagatggaggagaaagaggagatgcTGAAGGACGTGGAAGCAAAGTGGAACGAAGAGCGCTCCAGGCTACAGAGACTACAGATGCTGACCTCCgagctgaggaggaagaagaacgATCTGGAGCTGTCCATTCAGGGGCTGAAGGAGAAAACCAGCTCTCTGCTTCAGCCCAAAGTGGAAATGAAGGCTGAGCTGGAGGAGCTGCGACAAAGTTACATGGACGTGCTCGACAAGCGGGCCGCAGAGCTGAGAGCTGTGGAGATGAGCATCTATGACAGCAGCGTGAAACTGGAGCAGGTGAGCGTGGAAAACAGCAGGCTGCATCTCTGTATCAGACAGACGACAGAGGCCATTAGCAGAGCCAGGGAGGACAAAGACCGATACTGGCAGGAGATTCACCAGTTCAAGCGGGACATAAAGGCCTTGTTTGAGAGTTTACAGGAAGCATGGAGAGAGGACCTATTGGTAACTCAGGACTGTCAGAGCAGCGATGGTGTTCTGTTGGTGTCGATGAGTGACCTGATGAACCACCTGAAGACCAGGAGACAACAGTTAGGGAATGTCCGCACACTCCTACACCAACAAATGTTAGACTTCAGCAAACAACTGGGAGATAAAACAGCTAAAGAGCAGCAGAGTTGA